A region of the Litchfieldia alkalitelluris genome:
AAAAACCACGCAAAATAATAAACAATATTCGATTCATAAGAATCTCTCCCGACTATTAATCATATCTATTACTACGTATGAAGGTTTAAATAGGTTTCATTTTAAATTACACAAAAGATGTTCCTTCTTAAATATATTATAAGAAAAAATACAATACCAGCAATGGACCTGCAATCTATCTATTTCTAAGACTTAAGACGTAGAAAACATTTAATTAGGACTGAACCCTTTTTGAGAAATACCTATATCTTTTTGATCTATCTCTTCTTTTAGCATATTATAGATAACCTGTACTACCCTTGGATCATACCACTTCTCCATTCCCATCTTTTCATAGATTTCTTTTACTCCCAATTTGTCCGTCCGTTTTCCTCCACTGCCGTCCCCCATCCAAAAATCATCCAATGTTACTCTACTTGCTAAATTCTTAAGCTTTATAGGGAATTCCTTTGAGCAAGGAAGAAGTGGCGCTATGGTTGCTTGAGTTAGAATGCCAGCTTCAGTAATCTCTCTAAGCGCCCTCATTCTTGCTGGAATCGGAGGTGCAGCTGGCGAAAAAGCCTTTCTTACCTCTTCTTTATCCGTTTCAATGGTTATCGACACGCGAGTATTACTACCAAATTGCTTGAGTAAGTCAATATCGCGCACAACTAAAGGTGATCGTGTCTGTACAAACAGAAAATCTGGTTTCTCTTCTAGCATCACTTTTAGTAGACTCCTGGTTAGTTCTAGCTTGTGCTCAATTGGTTGATATGGATCTGTAGCTGAAGACATAAATATCCTAATAGGACCTTTCTTTTTTGCCTTTTTTAATTCTTTATATAACAACTCTGCCGCATTGGTTTTCACATCAATCCAAGTGCCCCACTCTTCATCTCTGAAAAGCGACACAGGAAGCTGTCTAACATAGCAATAAGAACAGCCAAATGCACAGCCTCCAAACGGGTTTAAAGAATGAGTATAATTAGATAGTTGACCTCTTGTTGGTGTAAGAATCGTCCTTGATATAATATCTTTCGGTTCTATGTTCATTCTTTTTCCCCTCTCATTAAATCAAGTGCTATGAATAGTTTGAACTTCCCTGTTTGAAAATAAAATAAAATTAACATAATGAAAACCTAAGGTCTAAACAAATGGAGATTTAGTGGCAGTCATAGGGTTTAATTCCTTTCTACCCAAAAAGGGAACTCCAAATTCATAATTGGAATTCCCTTTTGATGGTGTAGGTCTGAGACTACGACTATACTTAACAAGTTTTGGCCTTTGATATTATCTTTTTGGTTATCTTGATAGTAATTAAGGTTAGAGAGTTCCATGCGCTGCGATCCACTTGCTTTCCACGGGGTGGTCCGTGAGCCTCCTCGTCGCCTGGGACGGGCTCCTGCGGGGTCTCACGAGACCGCTAGATTCCGCAGGAGTCAAGTGATTCTCCGCTCATTCCACACTTAGTAAGTACACTATTTTCATTCTACATGGTGCGAATTAAATTGGCTTGGAGGTCTCCCTGAAAAATTTGGTTTGGAGATTCTCCTATTTTGAGCAACTGCATCAAAGAGGTCTTATAATTCACTTCCTCCTTGTTTCTAGCTCAAGCAACTTGGTCATAGAGAATCTATGATTCACTTCCTCCTAGTTTTAGCTCAAGCAACTAGATCATAGAGGACCTATGATTCACTTCCGTCTTGCTTTTACTTTGGCAACTAGATCATAGCCATTAATGTGGAGCCTTTATAATCAAATTGAAATCGAGTCTAGATTCCACTATTCGTTATTTTTACATTTATCTACAAAATTCGGGCGGTGACAGGCATCACCCGAATTTCCACCACCCCAACTACTCAACCTAATGCTTGCTCAATATCTCTCCAAATATCTTCCCAGTTTTCTAGTCCAACTGAAAGTCTAAGTAATTGATTGGAAATTCCCATTTTCACGCGCACATCTTCTGGAATAACTGCATGGGTCATGGAAGCAGGGTGTTGAATTAATGTTTCAGCATCTCCAAGGCTAACAGCAATCGGTATCAACTTTAGCGAATTAACGACTCGTACAGTCTCCTCATAATCTCCTTTGATCTCGAACGAAATAAGTCCTCCACCTTTTTTCATTTGGTTTTTCATGATTTCATAATCAGGATGACTTTTATCACCTGGAAAATAGACTTCTTTAATTTTTTGATGTGTTTTTAATTTTTCAACGATCTTATCTGCATTATCACAATGACGGTCCATCCTTACTGCTAACGTTTTAATTCCTCGGATTAATAGCCAGGCATCAAATGGAGAAATTACTCCTCCGATATCTTTCTGGGCCGTCTTCTTAATAAATCTAACCGTTTCACTGTCACCAACAACTAACCCTGCAACTACATCTCCATGTCCACCAATATATTTAGTTGCACTATGAACAACAAGATCGCACCCTAAGGTTAGCGGTTTTTGTAAGTATGGTGTTGAAAACGTATTGTCAACAACCACCTTTATTCCTTTTTCCTTAGCAATCTTAACAACCATTTTTAAATCAATTAATCTCATAGTCGGATTAATTGGAGTCTCAATATATATGATTTTTGTATTCTCATTTATGTTTGAAAGAACTTCCTCTCTCGTATTTAAACTGGAAAAGGTATGCCCTATATTGTATTTTTCTTTGATCATTTGAAGAAGTCCGAAGGTGCATCCATAAACTCCTTTTGAACATAAAATATGATCATTTGCTTTAGTTAAACCAATTAAAACAGCCGAGACTGCTGCCATTCCAGAACCAAAAGCTAGTCCCGCATCTCCTTCTTCTAACTGCGCGATTCGTTCTTCCAAAATGGTTACTGTAGGGTTCGATAACCTTGAATAAATATATCCACTCTCTTCCCCACTAAAACGATTTGCCCCTTGCTCTATCGATGAAAATGTAAATGTCGAGGTTTGATAGATTGGTGGAGTTAAACTATCTCCATGGTCTTTAGAAACATATCCTGCATGAATGGCCTTAGTCTCAAACTGATAATCATTGTCTCGTTTCATCATTTTCCCCCTTATGTTTATAGGTTAATCATACCTTAATGTGAACTTAAGTGTAAGCGTTTACTTAATTGCGATAATTAGGCTATTCCAACTTTATAGATCTAATGTATCCCATGTATTTTATGAATAAATCAAGTAGAAGGTGCTCAGGTCTTAGGTAGTACTCTTTTGAGCAGAAAATGATTATGGTTCCTACCCATGATTGATCAAAATCACTTCTTTGCCCTCTACACTTTCCTCTTTAACTCGTTGTTGAAGAAGGTGTGGATAAAAAAAATTTAATTAAAGAAATGGAAAAACTTCATACAGCATTGAAGAATTGATTTTGTTTCAAAAAAAATCTCCCAAACAAAGTACTAACGGGTTCTCTTTTGAAGTGCAAAATCATAAAATAACAGTACAAATAACGCAATAAAAAGCATGGTGATTTGCACTTTAATCATCATGCTTTTTCACTGGAATATGATCAGTAATAAATCAAAGTCGAAATAATTGGAATTGCAATAGACGGAAAAACTTCCCTTAATTAGCAAATAGGGTTGAAACTAGCTTAAATAGACGGAGATATTCCGCCTATTGACTTAAAAAACATAAAAATGGGGGAGTTTACTTGGTGTAACCGGAAAACCTCCCCTTATTTAACCCGAAAACGTTCTCCATTCTGAACTTAACCGAAAAATTCCGCTTGTATTAGTTACTTAATTAAGGACAGACCACTTATCGGAGAGGGGCACTATTTTCATTCCACTCCCATTAAATTAATGAAGTATTAAGGAGCGTTTCAGCATATAGACAACAGTTTGAGGATGTTCATTCCCACCTTGCTATTTGGCATGCTAATTGAAGTGTTAATTTTCAAACAATATTGTCATAAACGTTTATATACCAATAACAACATAGCATGCTAAATCATATGCGATTTAACATGCTATTGGAGTTGTTTTTTCACGTTTCGCACTCTAAAAGAGAACCTGTTAAACAAAGTAATGGAGAGATTTTTTTGTTGTTTTGAAACGTTTGATACATAAATATCTTTCCAAAATTTAATTTATCATAATCTGGTGTCTCTATTTTCGGCAAAACTGATTGATATCCTTTTAAGAAAGTTTGCACTTTATTTCATATAACCTGCATAACAAAAAAGCCCACCTATATGAATAGATGAACTTGATATTATTTAATTCAATTCTCTTAGAAATGTATTTAGCTCTTCGCTATTTTCAAATTTAAATAAATATCCAAAGTGTATGGGTTCTTTGCCTGTGTGAAGTTCCTTTGGGAATTTCGAAAGGGCAGTACTGTGATATTTTTTCTGACTAGTGTCTATTAATGTTTCTTTAATCGTATCTGGATTCAAAACGATACTTATTTCTTTGTTTCTTAATAGATAAATCACTTCTTTATTATGGATATGTCTGAACTCTATCGCTTTACTCGTTTCTTTAGTAAATAAAAAAGAGTTTATATTAAAAACCTTTAAGATATCTTCCAAGTTGTTTACCCCTTTAGTTTCTTATTCAGTAATTCAAATGTTTTATGAAGCACTTGTTTCGGCACTTTCGCATATCTATCTCCGATACTCACTTCAAAATAGCATTCATTCTCGTTCATTTCTCTTAGATTACTTGCTAGTCCGACTCCTATTTTTTCATAAGTATCTATTAATTTGGATTCAACCTTTTCTTTCGGCTGATTAAAATGAACATGGAACATATTGGAGACTGGTTCCTCAGGTTTCGTTACGACGCCCTCGCATTGATTAAAAAGAGAAGCAAGCTCCTTTGCCTCTTCATAATATTGCTGCATTTTATTAACTCTTTGCTCAAAATAATAGTCAGAGCTAATAACATATGGATAGAGACTGATAAGATCTCCACCATGACGTCTTTTCCACACTTTTGATTGCTCTATAAAGCTACTTTCACCTGCCAAAACAGCACCAGCAATTCCACCGATCCCTTTGTAAAAGGATACATATACACTATCAAATAACTCACAAACTTCAGCTGCTGTTTTTTGATAAAAGGGAAGAATCTCGAACAGCCTTGCACCATCCAAATGAAGCTTTATCCCTTTGTCACGGCAGTAGTTTGAAATTGATATTAATGTTTCGTAAGATGGCACTTGACCACCTATTTCCCGCTGAGGTAGCTCCAACAATAAACAAGAGATATCCTCCGTTAATTTCTCTACATCCTCTAGTTCAATTACTCGAGTTTGATCTGCTAATAATATCGGGTCAATATGATGTAATTCTTTTAACCCATCTTCTTCATGAATTTCCAAGTGAGATAATGGGTGATAAGCGACTTTTTTGATCCCTTTTTTGTCACACCAAATTCTTAACGCAATTTGCTGTGCCATTGTTCCACTTGGAAAAAACACTGCACTTTCTTTCCCTAACACCTTTTCCATTTTTTCTTGAAAGTCCTCAATTACTCTTCCATTTCCATACATATCACTATCCAAATTTTCATCTACCTGTGCAAATGCATCCTTTAATACTTGGATATTTCTAAAGCCATGTCCGATCACTTGATATGTTGTTTCATTAAATGCTTTATGTAGTGTCATCGTAAAAACTCCTCACTCTTTATGTATAAATGACTTATGAATTCTATATATTTTCTATATTTAACATATCATACTCCCTGAAAGTGAGAAACTTGAATTGTAACCTAATTCGTCTATGTTAACCTTAAGCGATAATTTAAAAATCGTTCATTGGGATTTTTTTCATATAAATGAGGAATGATAATTTCTTCTTTTAGCTCAAATAAGGCATGGTTTTCTAAAAAATAGATATAATCCTCTGATGGATAATATAGAATTAAATCAATTTCTCTTGGAAATTCCTCGACCGATTCCAAAATATTATTAACCACTTTCATAAAGATTTGGATTGTAAATGGATTGAAAAAGTAAAAACAATCATCTTCTGAGGAAACCTCATATTCTTCTGCCAAACAACATAAAAACTGAATTCGATCCAAGCTATTTTTATGTTTCATCATATAACTCTTCTTGTTTTCGACAGCTTCCGAATAAAAGGTCGGATTCATTTCGATACCTACGACAGCTGTCTGATAAAAATGGTTAATGTAAAAATTCAACCGGCCCTTACCACATCCAAAATCAACCACAAGACCATTACGTTTCAATTGATAGTTTTGGAATAATACCTCCAACACTTCATAAGGTGTAGGTTCATAACGATGATAATGAATTGAATGACTAAAACCCTTCTGAGTCCCTGCTGTTTTTATGTTTAATAATGCATCATAATAGTAATCATTCATGATTTATCTCCTAAAGTACCTTTCTTCCCTTATCTTAACATAGAGATCTTTATCATTTAAAATAGGGCACTGTCTTAAAGCATTTATTTTAATAGGTTATGTGTAGAGCTGATTTACCTTTTTGTTTAATATTAATTTTCATTTTATCATTCAAAAAAAAAGCAAGTATCTCTTGATTGATACATTGCCTGTTTTATAAAATTCTATCTAATATGTGAGGAGTTCTAATTACACCTGCTTTTCTACAAGCTATTCAACAACTACCCCTGAATTACTTTTCATAAATGCCTCAAACTCTACAGCTGGAACAGGTTTTAAAAATAAATAGCCCTGTCCAAACTGACAATTGTATTTTTCTAAGGATTTTACTTGGTGAACATGCTCAATACCTTCTGCCACTACTTTTAAATTCAGATTATGTCCAATGTTTATAATTGTTTTGGCCATTGATTGTCCTTGTAGATCATTTAGATCATCAATAAATGATTTATCAATCTTCAGTGTATTGATTGGTAATTTTTTTAATATATGAAGTGATGAGTAACCTATTCCAAAGTCATCGATAGCCGTTTTGACACCTAGCTTTTTTAGCCCATAAAGAACTTCGGACGATTCATCTATATTCTGCATCAAGCTCTCTGTAATCTCAATCTCAAGATATTGAGGATCAATTCCAGACTCATCTATAATATCTTTCACTGACTGAACAAAGTCTCCCTGTCTAAATTGTTGAACTGAAACATTTACAGACACGTACAAAACAGGAAATCCTGCTTGTTGCCAAGTCTTATTCTGTATACATGCCGTTTTAAGAACCCATTCACCAATCGAAACAATTTGTCCTGTTTCTTCAGCAACGGGAATAAATTCTGCTGGGGAAATATACCCTAACTCAGGATGCTTCCATCTTATTAAGGCTTCCATCGCAATAACCTGTCTGGTCGTTAAATCCATAATAGGCTGATAAAATAGAGTGAATTCTCCTTGGTGAACAGCCTTTCGCAGTTCACTTTCAATCTTCATTTTACGAGTCAACGCTTCATTTAACTCTTTATTAAAAAAACGAAAATTGTTTTTCCCACTTCCCTTTGCTAAGTACATTGCAGCATCGGCGTTTTTAAATAGCAATTCACTATTATCGCCATGATCAGGATAGGAACTAATCCCTATGCTTGGTGTTATAGTAATCTCATGATTTGCGACAATAAAAGGACGAGAAAATTTATTTAATATAGTTTGAGCAGTCCCAATAATTCTTTTTCTATCTGCACCAGGAAGAATTAATATAAATTCATCTCCCCCTAACCTATAAACCTGATCAAGTTCACTCAATGAGCTTTTTAATCGTTCAGCTGATTTTATGAGAATAAGGTCACCTGCAAAATGTCCTAATGTATCATTAATTAATTTAAACCTATCAAGATCAATTAGTAATAAAGTTAAGGAGCTATTCGTACGTGAGGCCACATCAATCTTGTATTCAAGTTCTTCATGGAAGCTTGTTCTGTTATTCAATCCTGTAAGTGGATCATGATAAGCTAGATCTCTATACTCAACCATTAGTAATCTATTTCTATTAATAACTAAGAGCTGCCTAATAATAACCATTATAAAAATTAGACATACACCTATACTCAATGTATTCAAGTTCCACTGATAACTATTAATAACTAAAACAATTAAAATAATAATACTTATGTAAGGAAAAATACTTTCTCTGTTAACGGATTTCTTTAATGTCCAGTTTATCTCAACTTTCTCTTCATAGGCATAAAAAGATGCGAACCCTATCATCAATATAGCTATAAGCCAAAGTGGATCAATTAGGCTCCCTGGTTCATAACGTCCTTCTAGGGTTAAGTAAATATAGCTCGTATCTGCTAATATCTGCAGTATAAAACCTAGGTTGATTAATGAAAGTTCTTTTCTCTCGTTACTATATTGAGAGAGATAATATAAATAGATGACAGCATACAATATCCCTAAGTTCATCAAGGGATAAACAAGGAGGATAAATGTAATGCCAAGTGAATAATTTGCCAATGCAAGCAATGGCTCTATTAAAAAATGCAAACTAATAACAATAGCAATAATCATAAAAATGATGATATTAAATAAAAATGAATTTTCGGAAATAGTAGTCGAGATAATTTTAGCCTTGTAAACTAATGCCAGGAAATAGAAAAAATAGCCTAAAAGCCAACACACCAGTGAGGGATTTGGATATGAGTTTGCACCATGAAACAAAAATAAATAAAACCATATCAGATAAGATGCGAAATTCAAAAATGTACCAATACTTAACAGCATCCAAAAGTATTTTTGTTTCCCTGAAATTTTTTGAAATGCTCTAAATACAAAAATAAACGCGACCGCTCCACCAATAGTGGGGAAAAAACTAGCACCTAGTACTCTCACCCACTCATGTTCTCTAAATGCAATATTCCATATATAGAATGATGCTATAATCAAAATAATACCAAATAGCACTTTAAAATTTTTATTTTTATACATATTAAGTAAACCATCACTTTCTAGGGATATAACAAAAGAAGCTATCTCCGCCGGAAATAACTTTATACTAGTTATCCCTTGGTAACTCAGCCACCATAGTTTTCCCTTAGGTCTGTAGCTTTGCGTCCTCACTTTTCAGTGAGTTTGCCGTTTCAATGAATTATTTCACTTTTATTCCTAGTTCTATTCTACCATACGAAACGGAATCTAGTAGTCATTTTTCACTACTCTTTCTTATATTTGTTCCACCCTAAAAAAACTACGGTTGGAGAGTTCCATTCGCTTCGCCCCACTCGCTTTCCGTGGGGCGGTCCGTGAGCCTCCTCGTCACTTTTAGCTCCTGTGGGGTCCCACGAAACCGCTATATCCCACAGGAGTCGAGTGGCTCCGTTCATTCCATACTTAGTGTAAGAAATGTTCATCCTCGATGGTGAAATTTTTAATTAGTATAAATGTTAACCTACAAATTTCTATGACCATAATTTCGTGTTATGATAAGCATAACACTACTTAGTAAAATATTTTATTTTATAAGGAGGGAAACGATTGAAAACTGTATATGATTTTGACATAACCCTACCAAACGGCGCTAAACAATCATTAAAAGAATATGAAGGCAGGCCTTTACTAATTGTTAATACAGCTAGTAAATGTGGCTTTACTCCCCAATTTTCAGGGTTGCAGGAACTTTATGCAAAATATAACAATCAAGGTTTTGAGGTGTTAGGCCTTCCTTGTGACCAATTTAAAAAGCAGGAATTTAATCATATTGAAGAGACCGTTGAATTTTGCCAGGTAAATTACGGTGTGACCTTTCCAATCTTTGCAAAGGTTGATGTGAACGGTCCTAATGAAGATCCTTTATTTACATACTTAAAAGATCAAAAAACGGGGATACTGGGTAAAAATATCAAATGGAATTTCACAAAGTTCCTTATCGACCGAAATGGGCAGGTGGTCGAACGCTATGCCCCAACAACTGAGCCACAAAAAATCGAAGCTGATCTTTTAAAATTATTATCATAAATTATGTATAAAAGGTTTTAACTATTATAACGCTTTTTATAATTAGAATAGTATAATTAAGGTAGATTGCACCTAACCTCTTAGCTATTAAACTGGAGTGAACTTCATTTTGAAATCAAAGAATTCTTTATTTATTTTATTTGCTGTTATGTTTCTTGTAATGGTTGGATTCGGAATTATTATTCCGGTCATGCCTTTTTATGCCGAGGAAATCGGGGCCACTCCAACACAATTAGGGCTTTTAATGGCTGTTTATTCATTAATGCAGCTTCTATTTGCACCAATGTGGGGGAGAATATCTGATAAAGTCGGTCGAAAACCAATTATTATGGTTGGAATTTTTGGACTAGCCCTTTCCTTTTTCTTGATGGCCATTTCTACTCAGCTCTGGATGCTGTTTGCTGCGAGAATTATTGGGGGCTTTTTCTCCTCTGCTAATATGCCAACTGTTATGGCATATGTAGCAGATATTACGACTGACGAGGACCGCGGGAAAGGAATGGGCATTATTGGTGCATCTGTTGGGTTAGGGTTTATTTTTGGACCAGCAATAGGTGGCGTCTTCTCGCAAGGAAGCTTGAGTACTCCCTTCTATCTTGCTGGGGCTTCATCATTAATTACCTTTATTCTTGTTGCACTTGTTCTCAAGGAATCTTTATCAACGGAACAACGAAATCGACAATCAAAGAAGAAAGTACCTTTATTAGTTGCATTCAAAGGTCATCTATCAATCCTTTTTATTTTGCAATTATTTGTTTCTTTGTCATTATCAGGTCTTGAGGCTACCTTTGCTTATTTTGCCTATGAAAAAGCACAGCTAGAATCTGTTGAGCTCGGATATATTTTTATGATTATGGGGTTTGCTGGAGCATTAGTTCAAGGAGGAGTCGTTGGTAGACTGACAAAAAAATATGGAGAAGGAGCCGTTATACAACTTGGGATTATTATATCCTTAATCGGCTTTACTTTAATCCTATTTATTGACAGCTTCACAACAGCTGCAATATACCTAACTGTCTTCGGGATAGGTAATGGTTTAATTCGTCCAAGTGTTTCTTCACTTTTAACAAAAAAGTCTACCTCTGGACATGGCAGCACAACAGGACTTCTATCATCCTTTGATTCTCTAGGAAGAATTATTGGACCTCCACTAGGTGGTCTATTATTCTCCATGGCAGTCGGTTTGCCATATATTTCAGGTATAATTTTATCATTATTCGCATTTGTTCTTTATCGCATGTATCACACTCAGGCCAAAAAGTCCGAGCCTAGCACATCATAATTAAGGATAAAATCCAACCCACCTTGAACTAACCCGTTCGGTTAAGAGGGAAAAACTTTAATTCGCAGGTTAAATTAGCACTGGTTTCGCAGGCGAACTTAGCAACACAAATAACAACTTCAAAAAAGGATCAGACAATTACAATCTGATCCTTTTGCTCTGAAATCGCAGTCTTCTTAAACTAACTCACCGTTACT
Encoded here:
- a CDS encoding SPL family radical SAM protein; this encodes MNIEPKDIISRTILTPTRGQLSNYTHSLNPFGGCAFGCSYCYVRQLPVSLFRDEEWGTWIDVKTNAAELLYKELKKAKKKGPIRIFMSSATDPYQPIEHKLELTRSLLKVMLEEKPDFLFVQTRSPLVVRDIDLLKQFGSNTRVSITIETDKEEVRKAFSPAAPPIPARMRALREITEAGILTQATIAPLLPCSKEFPIKLKNLASRVTLDDFWMGDGSGGKRTDKLGVKEIYEKMGMEKWYDPRVVQVIYNMLKEEIDQKDIGISQKGFSPN
- the megL gene encoding methionine gamma-lyase, producing MKRDNDYQFETKAIHAGYVSKDHGDSLTPPIYQTSTFTFSSIEQGANRFSGEESGYIYSRLSNPTVTILEERIAQLEEGDAGLAFGSGMAAVSAVLIGLTKANDHILCSKGVYGCTFGLLQMIKEKYNIGHTFSSLNTREEVLSNINENTKIIYIETPINPTMRLIDLKMVVKIAKEKGIKVVVDNTFSTPYLQKPLTLGCDLVVHSATKYIGGHGDVVAGLVVGDSETVRFIKKTAQKDIGGVISPFDAWLLIRGIKTLAVRMDRHCDNADKIVEKLKTHQKIKEVYFPGDKSHPDYEIMKNQMKKGGGLISFEIKGDYEETVRVVNSLKLIPIAVSLGDAETLIQHPASMTHAVIPEDVRVKMGISNQLLRLSVGLENWEDIWRDIEQALG
- a CDS encoding threonine aldolase family protein; this translates as MTLHKAFNETTYQVIGHGFRNIQVLKDAFAQVDENLDSDMYGNGRVIEDFQEKMEKVLGKESAVFFPSGTMAQQIALRIWCDKKGIKKVAYHPLSHLEIHEEDGLKELHHIDPILLADQTRVIELEDVEKLTEDISCLLLELPQREIGGQVPSYETLISISNYCRDKGIKLHLDGARLFEILPFYQKTAAEVCELFDSVYVSFYKGIGGIAGAVLAGESSFIEQSKVWKRRHGGDLISLYPYVISSDYYFEQRVNKMQQYYEEAKELASLFNQCEGVVTKPEEPVSNMFHVHFNQPKEKVESKLIDTYEKIGVGLASNLREMNENECYFEVSIGDRYAKVPKQVLHKTFELLNKKLKG
- a CDS encoding methyltransferase — its product is MNDYYYDALLNIKTAGTQKGFSHSIHYHRYEPTPYEVLEVLFQNYQLKRNGLVVDFGCGKGRLNFYINHFYQTAVVGIEMNPTFYSEAVENKKSYMMKHKNSLDRIQFLCCLAEEYEVSSEDDCFYFFNPFTIQIFMKVVNNILESVEEFPREIDLILYYPSEDYIYFLENHALFELKEEIIIPHLYEKNPNERFLNYRLRLT
- a CDS encoding putative bifunctional diguanylate cyclase/phosphodiesterase translates to MYKNKNFKVLFGIILIIASFYIWNIAFREHEWVRVLGASFFPTIGGAVAFIFVFRAFQKISGKQKYFWMLLSIGTFLNFASYLIWFYLFLFHGANSYPNPSLVCWLLGYFFYFLALVYKAKIISTTISENSFLFNIIIFMIIAIVISLHFLIEPLLALANYSLGITFILLVYPLMNLGILYAVIYLYYLSQYSNERKELSLINLGFILQILADTSYIYLTLEGRYEPGSLIDPLWLIAILMIGFASFYAYEEKVEINWTLKKSVNRESIFPYISIIILIVLVINSYQWNLNTLSIGVCLIFIMVIIRQLLVINRNRLLMVEYRDLAYHDPLTGLNNRTSFHEELEYKIDVASRTNSSLTLLLIDLDRFKLINDTLGHFAGDLILIKSAERLKSSLSELDQVYRLGGDEFILILPGADRKRIIGTAQTILNKFSRPFIVANHEITITPSIGISSYPDHGDNSELLFKNADAAMYLAKGSGKNNFRFFNKELNEALTRKMKIESELRKAVHQGEFTLFYQPIMDLTTRQVIAMEALIRWKHPELGYISPAEFIPVAEETGQIVSIGEWVLKTACIQNKTWQQAGFPVLYVSVNVSVQQFRQGDFVQSVKDIIDESGIDPQYLEIEITESLMQNIDESSEVLYGLKKLGVKTAIDDFGIGYSSLHILKKLPINTLKIDKSFIDDLNDLQGQSMAKTIINIGHNLNLKVVAEGIEHVHQVKSLEKYNCQFGQGYLFLKPVPAVEFEAFMKSNSGVVVE
- a CDS encoding glutathione peroxidase; protein product: MKTVYDFDITLPNGAKQSLKEYEGRPLLIVNTASKCGFTPQFSGLQELYAKYNNQGFEVLGLPCDQFKKQEFNHIEETVEFCQVNYGVTFPIFAKVDVNGPNEDPLFTYLKDQKTGILGKNIKWNFTKFLIDRNGQVVERYAPTTEPQKIEADLLKLLS
- a CDS encoding MFS transporter, producing MKSKNSLFILFAVMFLVMVGFGIIIPVMPFYAEEIGATPTQLGLLMAVYSLMQLLFAPMWGRISDKVGRKPIIMVGIFGLALSFFLMAISTQLWMLFAARIIGGFFSSANMPTVMAYVADITTDEDRGKGMGIIGASVGLGFIFGPAIGGVFSQGSLSTPFYLAGASSLITFILVALVLKESLSTEQRNRQSKKKVPLLVAFKGHLSILFILQLFVSLSLSGLEATFAYFAYEKAQLESVELGYIFMIMGFAGALVQGGVVGRLTKKYGEGAVIQLGIIISLIGFTLILFIDSFTTAAIYLTVFGIGNGLIRPSVSSLLTKKSTSGHGSTTGLLSSFDSLGRIIGPPLGGLLFSMAVGLPYISGIILSLFAFVLYRMYHTQAKKSEPSTS